The Bacteroidetes Order II. bacterium genomic interval GGTGCCCGTAATGGCGACAATGGGGGCTTTACAAAACCAAGAAGCCACCTCGACCTCGGAAAACACCGAGATGCCTTTTGCCAATGCTTGCTGAATGAGTGGGGTGGTGGTAGGTACCCCAGGACTGATCACCATCCAGTCTGCAAGAAGCGCCCGATCCGAGTGCCCGCCAAATTCGAAGTCCACGCCAGCTTGTTCGAGTTCGAGGGCGATCTTTTGGGTGTTTTCGCCCCGATCTGTCACAAAAACGGTTGCAGCATGACGAGCAAGCAATTTCGCGACCGCAAGACCACTTCGTGCGGCGCCAACAACTGTTATATGTTTGTCCTTCAAGTTCATCAAATCTGTTTTTTTGCAGCTATCGAATCCGGAGGGTAAGCAAACTCATAATGACGGAGATGGCGGTGATAATCCAAAAGCGGGTGACGATTTTGGTCTCTTTTAGTCCCTTTGCTTCAAAATGATGGTGTAAGGGTGCCATTCGGAAAATTCTGCGCCCTTCCCCAAACCGTTTTTTGGTGTATTTGAAATACGAAGTCTGAAGAATGACCGAAATGGTTTCCATGAAGAACACACTGCATAATAAAGGGAGCAAGAGTTCTGTTTTGACCATGAGGGCCAGTGTGGCAATAGCCGCACCCAGTGCCAACGACCCTGTATCGCCCATAAAGACTTGGGCGGGATGGCTATTGTACCAGAGGAAGCCCATGCACGCAGCCGCAAGAGCAGCTGCAAAGACGGTTAGTTCGCCTGCACCAGAGAGGTGTAGAATCCCCAGAAAATCGGCGTATTTGACATTGCCAGCCACATACGAAAAGACGACCAGTCCTGCCGCAACAAAGGCACTAACCCCACCCGCCAAACCGTCTAAGCCATCGGTTAGGTTCACGGCATTGGAAACGGCCATCATGATGAATATGACCACGCCAATGTACACCAACCAGCCCAGATCAAAGCCCAAGAGATTGGCAAGGGTGTCGGGGAAGTAATCAAACACACGGTCTTTCACAAAAGGCAGGTTAGTGATCGTCTGAACATCTTCATGTGACTTGTTAAAGGGATTGTGGAAATACAACACATAGCCTACCAGCAAGCCGATGCTGAACTGTCCCGCAAGTTTGGTCCGTCCGGCCAAGCCTGCCTTGTTTTTCTTGACAATTTTAATATAATCGTCTGCAAAACCGAAGCCACCCATCCAAATGGTAGCCAACATTACCAATAGAATGCCCATTTCGGCAATGGCCCCCCATAAAATTGTGGCGCCCAGTACAGAAGCCAGAATGATAATACCGCCCATCGAAGGGGTTCCTCGCTTGTGCGAGTGATCCACAACGCCAGCATCTGCACCACTGCGAACGGTCTCTCCAAATTGTCGTTTTTGCAACCAACCAATCATTTTCTTGCCAAAGAACAAGGAGATCAGCAAGGCGGTGACAGCCGCAAGGGCCACCCGAACCGTGATGAAATGAAACATCTGGAATCCGGGAGGTTCGTATGTTTGCTCCAGCCAAATCAAAAAATAATACAGCATACCGTTTGGGGTTGGTTTTCCGGGAAGGTTAGGGGTTGTTTTTTATGTTAAAAGCGTGCCTCACTTCTTCCCGGTCGTCAAAGTGATGCTTGGTGGTGCCTATGATCTGGTACGGCTCGTGTCCTTTACCTGCAACAAGGATGATGTCTTCGGGTTGGGCGTGTTGGACCGCGTACCGAATGGCCTCCCTACGGTCGGGTAGCCAAAGGGCGTTTTCTGGACGTTGGAAGCCGCGTTTAATATCTTCCAATATTTTATCAGGAGATTCTGTACGTGGGTTATCGCTTGTGGCGACCGGAAAATCGGCGTACTGTTCGGCAACCCGCCCCATGATGGGCCGTTTATCCGGGTCTCGGTCTCCACCACATCCAAAGACACACCAGATTTTGCCTTCCGGTTTTTTTATGGCATGGATGGTTTGAAGCACATTCTCTAGGGCGTCAGGCGTATGGGCATAGTCCACAATAGCCGTAATGGGGCCTTCAAAAACTTCTTGTTCAAACCTACCAGGAACAGGTGGCGCGGTGGCTAAAACGTCCAAAACCTCTTTGGGTGTAAAGCCCAGTGCCAGTCCCACGGCATACGCTGCCGTGAGGTTATACGCGTTAAATCGTCCGACCAGACGGAACGTGCAATCGTGTCCATCTAAGCGTAGATGAAGGCCGGAAACCGAGTCCTCCAGCAGTTGAAACCGAATCTGAGCCGCATCGCTCGTACCGTAGGAAATTTTTCGGGCGGGTGTATCTATGAGCATGCCAGGTCCTGTTGGATCGTCGGCATTTGTGAGTGCGGTTGCACTTTCGGGCAAGTCGTCAAACAGTTTTTTCTTGGCCAGCCGATAGGCTTCAACCGTCCGGTGGTAGTCTAAATGGTCATGGGTGAGATTGGAGAAGACAGCCACGTCAAAATCTCGCCCCATCACCCGGTATTGGTCTAAAGCGTGCGAAGAAACCTCCATCACGGCATACGAACATCCGGCAAAAGACATTTGGCGTAGCAGTGCATTAAGGGTTACCGCAGAAGGAGTGGTATGGGTGGCAGGGATTTCTTTATCGCCAATTCGATATGAAATGGTGCCAATTAATCCTGTTTTATGCCCCAATTCTTGTAATAGGTGGTGAATCAGCCATGTGGTGGTGGTTTTGCCATTTGTGCCCGTCACCCCAATCAGGTTGATTGAAGAGGCGGGATATTGCCAAAGTGCCGCCGAAAGCTCAGCCAAGGCTTTTCTGGTATCCGAAACACAGGCGAAATGGATTGTGGCAGTACGGTCTTCGGGCATTGTTTCACAAATAATACCCAAAGCGCCTTTCTCGATGGCTTTATGAATAAACCCATGACCATCGGCAGCTATCCCGCGAATGGCCACAAATAAGCCGTTTTCACCAACTTCTCTGCTGTCATCGGAGAGGTGGTTTATGGTTGTCTCAGCCACTGTTGGACTAAAAGTGGAGGCAACGAGTAATCCACGGTCCCGCAAAACATCCAATACGTTCTGCCAAGTCATTTCAGGGGCGGTATGTGTTGAATTAATTTTCACTCGTATCCAAATAATACGGCGGCTTGCGGTACTGCTGCGCCCGGTTCGGGAGATTGGCGAATAATGCGTCCACCTCCTTTTAATACAACTTTGATGCTACGTGCGGTTAACCAGTTCATGGCTTGTCGGGCATCCATTCCACGTACATCCGGCATTTCTTTAAGGGGCTTAGGTGCTTCATTGTTTACCTCCAATGTCACAACCGTTCCCAATTTCTGGATACTGCCAGCTTTCGGTTGTTGACCAACAACCGTTGACCAAGGGGTGACCGAAGGTGCTACCTTAAATCCCGAAGCAATAAGACGGGTGGTGGCGACTGTTTCTGGTACGCCCAAAACATTCGGAACGGGCGCCTCGGCACGTTTAGGGATATGCTGTGCGGGGCTAAGTCTTTGGCCTACATTCGGTAGTAGCGGAATGAGCCGCTGGGCCATATTCTTAAAAATGGGAGCGGCTGTTTCGCCCCCATAAATATTGGTTTTAGGTTCATCCAACACGATGACAATAACCACTTCTGGCTTGTCAGCAGGGAAGAAACCAGCAAAAGAAGCCCGATAAAGGCCATCCGTATAGACACGGTTAATGGTTTTTCTGGCGGTTCCTGTTTTTCCGCCAATGCGGAGTCCTTGGATATATGCAGGATTTCCGGTCCCTGAAGGAAGCTCGACGGCCCGTTCAAAAACGTTTTCCCGAAGGCTTTGCGCAACTTCCGGTTTACAAAACTGGCGAACCATCTGCGGCGAGGATTTCCAGAGAAGGCGGCCATCGGGGGCGCGGCGTTCCTGTACCAAGAAGGGTCTCATTAGCTTGCATTCGTTGGCAAGGGCTGCGTAGGCCATAGCCATTTGTAGAGGTGAAACATCTACATTGTACCCGCGACTCATCGAGTTTTTGGTAATGCGATTCCACTTCCCCGGCCTCCTAAAACCACCACTGGCTTCGCCGGGCAGGTCCACCAAGGTCGTTTGGCCAAATCCCATCAGGCGAAGAAATTGATAAAATTCATGGTCTTTGAGCCGTTCAGCTACTTGACCGATACCGATGTTGGAAGAATACACCAACACATCCGCAAAACTCAAT includes:
- a CDS encoding phospho-N-acetylmuramoyl-pentapeptide-transferase gives rise to the protein MLYYFLIWLEQTYEPPGFQMFHFITVRVALAAVTALLISLFFGKKMIGWLQKRQFGETVRSGADAGVVDHSHKRGTPSMGGIIILASVLGATILWGAIAEMGILLVMLATIWMGGFGFADDYIKIVKKNKAGLAGRTKLAGQFSIGLLVGYVLYFHNPFNKSHEDVQTITNLPFVKDRVFDYFPDTLANLLGFDLGWLVYIGVVIFIMMAVSNAVNLTDGLDGLAGGVSAFVAAGLVVFSYVAGNVKYADFLGILHLSGAGELTVFAAALAAACMGFLWYNSHPAQVFMGDTGSLALGAAIATLALMVKTELLLPLLCSVFFMETISVILQTSYFKYTKKRFGEGRRIFRMAPLHHHFEAKGLKETKIVTRFWIITAISVIMSLLTLRIR
- a CDS encoding UDP-N-acetylmuramoyl-L-alanyl-D-glutamate--2,6-diaminopimelate ligase; translation: MTWQNVLDVLRDRGLLVASTFSPTVAETTINHLSDDSREVGENGLFVAIRGIAADGHGFIHKAIEKGALGIICETMPEDRTATIHFACVSDTRKALAELSAALWQYPASSINLIGVTGTNGKTTTTWLIHHLLQELGHKTGLIGTISYRIGDKEIPATHTTPSAVTLNALLRQMSFAGCSYAVMEVSSHALDQYRVMGRDFDVAVFSNLTHDHLDYHRTVEAYRLAKKKLFDDLPESATALTNADDPTGPGMLIDTPARKISYGTSDAAQIRFQLLEDSVSGLHLRLDGHDCTFRLVGRFNAYNLTAAYAVGLALGFTPKEVLDVLATAPPVPGRFEQEVFEGPITAIVDYAHTPDALENVLQTIHAIKKPEGKIWCVFGCGGDRDPDKRPIMGRVAEQYADFPVATSDNPRTESPDKILEDIKRGFQRPENALWLPDRREAIRYAVQHAQPEDIILVAGKGHEPYQIIGTTKHHFDDREEVRHAFNIKNNP